CCAACAGCAACGCGCTGGCGTTGTCCGCCTGATAAAGCTTTTGGTTTACGTGCTAAATATTCGGTTAAACCTAAGATTTTAGCTGCTTCTTCTACGCGAGTTTTTATTTCATTGCTAGGATAGTTACGTAGTTTTAAGCTAAAGGCCATATTTTCATAAACTGTTAAATGTGGGTAAAGAGCATAGTTTTGAAATACCATAGCAATATCTCTATCTTTTGAAGGTAAATCATTTACACGCTTTCCATCTATCATTAAATCACCTTTAGAAATAGACTCTAGCCCTGCAATCATTCTAAGTAAGGTAGATTTACCACAGCCCGAAGGCCCAACTAAAACTACAAATTCTTTATCTGCTACATCAAAGCAAGCTGAGTTAACAGCACAAACACCACCATCATAAATTTTAGTAAGGTTTTTAATTTCTAATTGAGCCATAAATTTATAAGATTTTTGATTTATTAATTTGGTATTAAAATTATAGCTTCTTTAGCTACAAATTTTATTTTTAGCTTATTATTTACTACATTTGTTGAGTATTTTTCATTTAATTTATTATTAAATGTTACTCCATCAGCAAAAAGATTTGCTGGTAAGTTAATGTTTCTAGTGGTCTTATTTACTGATTTATTAATAGCTACAATAGCCTGGTCATTTTCTTTTGAGCGTAAATAAACTACCACGTCTTGATCCTCAAATAAAAATTTCATTTCTCCGCCACGTAGTTGAGGATATTTTTGACGTATTTGGGAGACTTTTTTTATTGAATTAAAAAGCTTATTTTCTGATTTTGTGCGTCCAGCAGAAGTAAAAGCAGAACGCAAATCACCAGGAAAACCGCCAGGAAAATCCTTGCGGTTATCAGGGTCTTCGCCTCCAGTAATTGCTAATTCATCCCCATAGTAAAGTTGTGGAGTTCCTCGCATTGTTAACAAATAAGTGTAGGCTAAAATTGTATTTTCTATTGTTGCTTGAGGCTCGCTAGCAAAACGTTTAATATCATGGTTTCCAAAAAATGGGACTAAAACACTTGCATTTGGATAGACTTCATCAATATTTGTAATTCTGCTTAATTGTCCACGATTATTAGCAAAATATTCTCTAATTGCATAACAGCTAGGATAATCAAATAGAGTATCTACTTTAGAATCAATACCATCAAAGCGTTTTACTCCACCTTGAAAAAAAGAAACTATGTTTGGGTTGCCGTCTAAGACTTCTCCAACTACAGTAAAGTTTGGATGTTGTTTATGGATAGCTCCATTCCAGTTACTCCAAAAAGAGCGAGGGATATAAGGAAAAGTATCTAATCTAATACCATCTATTCCGGTTGATGAAATCCACCAAAGAGAATTTTGTATTAAATATTGTGCGGCTTCTCTATCTGTTTGGTTAATGTCTGGCAATATATCAGCAAACCAACCTCGCAAGGTTAAATCTGCCCTAGTTGGATCACCATTAACAGAAGTTAAAGAAGCAATATCAAAAACATTATTTAGGTGTTTTTGACGTGTTCCATTAATAAAATCTGGTGTAGGAGGGTTATCTGTCCAAGTGTGATCCGGGCCCGTATGATTAAGCACATGGTCTTGAATTATTTTTATTCCTTGTTGATGGGCCGTGTTAACTAGTTCTTGCAATTTTTCTAAAGTGCCAAAATGCTCTTCTGTCTGATAATAATCCACCGAACCATAACCATGATAATCAGAAACCCTATTTGAATTATTATAAATAGGAGTCATCCAAATAGCAGTAATACCTAATTCTTTTAAGTAAGGAAGATTATTGATTATGCCTTGAAAATCACCTCCATGATAGCCACGAGGTTTTTTGCGGTCATAAAATCCAGCAGATTCTTTTGGGTTATTGTTAGATTGATCACCATCAGCAAAACGATCCACCATGATTAAGTAAATTACATCGTCTGGACTAAATCCTTGGTATTTTCCTGCTGTTCTAGGCAAATCCCTTAATCCAAAATCAACAGTAGAATTGCCAGCATTATTTTCTACAGTTATTTTTATATTACTAGCAGTCGCTTTTTGTGGGTCAATTTCAAGGTAAGCAATAATATAACTTCCATTATTGCTTACAGAGCTTTCTACTAGTTTAACACCTACGGAATCTAGCTTAATTTTACTTTCATTAAAATTACGTCCATAAATTATTATTTGGACGGGGTTTACACTGTGGTTAATCCACCAATTAGGCGGCTCAATTTTATCTATTTGAGGTTGTAATAAAGTTTGTAATTTACTAGAGGATTTAGCTGTTGGAAGAGGTAAAGATAAAATTATAAGGAAAATAGATAAGTAACAAAGTCTAATAAGTAAGTAGTGAGTATATTTAATAAAGTTTTTAATGCTAATCATAAGTAAAGTAATTTAACTATTTATCAAACAGATTATCAAACAAACAATTTTAAAAAAGCACAACCCTTAAATCAGGGCTGTGCTTTTAAGAAAATTTAGTAACTAACTAAAAGTTTAGCCGCAATCCAAATTCAAATTGACGAGCAGAATTTCCACGGGTGTTTGTAATTACAGCAGTATCACCAGCACCAATAAAAATACCTGGGTTATTGAATTGTGGATTATTGAAAAGATTATAAGCTTGAGCGCGGAACTCCAAGTTCAATCTTTCAACTAGGTTAAATCTACGGAAGATGGAAAAATCAACGGTTGATAGACCAGGGCCACGTAGGAAGTTACGAGGAGCTTGATCTTGAGCATTCATTGAAGGACGGAATGCAGCAGCATTGTAATAGCTGTTTACAGACTCATCACCCTTAGCAGACTCTTTGCTACCAACTAAAGCAGCACGACCAAAACCACCAAATACAGTAAATGGAGTTCCATCTTGTAAAGTAACAATAGTGTTAATTTGGTAGCCATAAAATAGAGCTTTAGCTATTTTGTTATCTGAGTCTTTTAAGAATGGTAGATCATAATTAGCCGCAAAGGTAAAACGATTACGTACATCATAATCTGCTGGGCCTTCGTCTAGGTCTAAATTATTAGGATCAGATGCTTGAGTACGGAAGTTTCCACCTGGCCCAGGAAATGGCCCAGGAGTATTATTATTTGCACGTCCATAAGTATAAGAAGCTAAAAATCCTGCTCCTTTATAGTTACGTAAAGTTGCTTTTATTTGTAGTGAGTTATAATCAGAATCGCCAACATTAGCAATTGTAGTTAGGCGGTTTCTTACATTAGGATCATTAAAGCCACCAGAAGTAGAAACTGCAACAACATTATCACCCTTAGTTCCAACATAGCCGACACTTAAAGCTAGATAATTATTAAATTGATGCTCTACTGTTACATTATATTGCTGTACTCTAGTAGTATCACTATCTCTAGGAATAAAGCGTAATGCAGAACCATCAGGAAGAACAGGATTACTTAAATTTATTGGGTTAGGTAGTGGGATAGGTTCGCTTAAACGAACATTAGCACCAGGGCCACCAAAACGAAATTGTGTAATGATAAATGGAGCGTTTTGTGTTAGTTGGTTAGCAATACCACCACGATCTAATGAATAAAAGATACCATAGCCGCCACGAAGTACGGTTTTAGAATTAAACGCATAAGCTAGGCCAAAACGAGGTGCAAAATTGTTTTTATCTGTTTCTACTGTAGCACGTGGGCCATTCATTCCAGCAACTACTATTCTGCCTGTAGCAGGGTCAAAATTAGCTAGACGATCGTTTTCTTCAAAAGGTGCTGTGAAATATTCATAGCGTAACCCTAAATTGAGTGTAAGATTTCTGGTTATACGCCAATCATCTTGGGCATAAAAGCCATTTTCATAGGAAATAGCTGTGCTTGGTTGTAATGCTCCATCTGGACTAGCAGTAATTGAAGTAAAGTTGGTTTTACCTATTAACATTTCTGCTACTTCATAGCCTGTTTGACCTAAAGGAGGTGTGTTTCCAATTGTTGCAGTAAAGTCAGAGAAGAAATAGAAACCTTTAGCAAAATCACCTTGGAAGGCTCTTACATTACGACGAATTACTACAAAACCAAACTTAAAGGTGTTGTTACCTCTAACATGAGTGAGCGCGTCTGATATTTGATAGCTACGTTCACGTAAGGTAAATTGACCGCCATCGCCTAAGTATTCAATAAAATTACCGTTACCACCACCAATCAAGGAAATACCAGTGTTGGTATTAAACCCACCGGGCCACCAATACCAATATCTTGGTTTTGGTTTTGCCCAAAGTTAACTGGGAAAAATCCAATGCGTAGTAGTGTAAAACCAAAACGAAACTCATTAACAGTTGATGGGCTAAAAGTGTGGGTATAGCCAGTTGCTACTCCACGAGCTTCAATAGCGTTTAGACCAGAACCAAAACCAGCTTGGAAGCCTGGAATACGGCCTGGGTCGGTTTGGCTATCATCAGCAATACTAAAGCGGCCAAATATGGTGTCTGTATCCTTAAATCTATGGTCAATACGGAAATCACCATCATTAAAGGTTTGTTTGGCAATACGTTTAACAATATAGTTTTGTGTTGCTCGACCAGCAATATCTGGTAAAGGGAATGAATTTAGGTATTTAACAGCTACTGGATCAAGTGGACGAGTAATAACATTACGTGGAAAAGGATTACCAGTTACTGGATCAAAATTGTGATAGGTTGACCTAAGCCAGTAAAATTTGCATCTAGCAACTCGCCAAAATCACCTTGACGCATTCTAGCTGTAGGTACTGTGACACGGTTGCCTTCTTCTTTTGGTAGGTTTTGACGTAAGCCCTGGTAGTTACCAAAGAAAAATGTGCGGTCTTTCTTTATAGGTGCGCCAAAAGCAAAACCAAATTGATTACGTTGAAATACTGGTTTAGTAGGAGCAAAAGTTGCTCGT
The sequence above is drawn from the Blastocatellia bacterium genome and encodes:
- a CDS encoding cyclomaltodextrinase N-terminal domain-containing protein; the encoded protein is MISIKNFIKYTHYLLIRLCYLSIFLIILSLPLPTAKSSSKLQTLLQPQIDKIEPPNWWINHSVNPVQIIIYGRNFNESKIKLDSVGVKLVESSVSNNGSYIIAYLEIDPQKATASNIKITVENNAGNSTVDFGLRDLPRTAGKYQGFSPDDVIYLIMVDRFADGDQSNNNPKESAGFYDRKKPRGYHGGDFQGIINNLPYLKELGITAIWMTPIYNNSNRVSDYHGYGSVDYYQTEEHFGTLEKLQELVNTAHQQGIKIIQDHVLNHTGPDHTWTDNPPTPDFINGTRQKHLNNVFDIASLTSVNGDPTRADLTLRGWFADILPDINQTDREAAQYLIQNSLWWISSTGIDGIRLDTFPYIPRSFWSNWNGAIHKQHPNFTVVGEVLDGNPNIVSFFQGGVKRFDGIDSKVDTLFDYPSCYAIREYFANNRGQLSRITNIDEVYPNASVLVPFFGNHDIKRFASEPQATIENTILAYTYLLTMRGTPQLYYGDELAITGGEDPDNRKDFPGGFPGDLRSAFTSAGRTKSENKLFNSIKKVSQIRQKYPQLRGGEMKFLFEDQDVVVYLRSKENDQAIVAINKSVNKTTRNINLPANLFADGVTFNNKLNEKYSTNVVNNKLKIKFVAKEAIILIPN
- a CDS encoding TonB-dependent receptor codes for the protein MIGGGNGNFIEYLGDGGQFTLRERSYQISDALTHVRGNNTFKFGFVVIRRNVRAFQGDFAKGFYFFSDFTATIGNTPPLGQTGYEVAEMLIGKTNFTSITASPDGALQPSTAISYENGFYAQDDWRITRNLTLNLGLRYEYFTAPFEENDRLANFDPATGRIVVAGMNGPRATVETDKNNFAPRFGLAYAFNSKTVLRGGYGIFYSLDRGGIANQLTQNAPFIITQFRFGGPGANVRLSEPIPLPNPINLSNPVLPDGSALRFIPRDSDTTRVQQYNVTVEHQFNNYLALSVGYVGTKGDNVVAVSTSGGFNDPNVRNRLTTIANVGDSDYNSLQIKATLRNYKGAGFLASYTYGRANNNTPGPFPGPGGNFRTQASDPNNLDLDEGPADYDVRNRFTFAANYDLPFLKDSDNKIAKALFYGYQINTIVTLQDGTPFTVFGGFGRAALVGSKESAKGDESVNSYYNAAAFRPSMNAQDQAPRNFLRGPGLSTVDFSIFRRFNLVERLNLEFRAQAYNLFNNPQFNNPGIFIGAGDTAVITNTRGNSARQFEFGLRLNF